A window of Mucilaginibacter paludis DSM 18603 contains these coding sequences:
- a CDS encoding cupin domain-containing protein, which produces MSKAASNIFQFENEIEWEDQGNGIQRQVFGYNDQIMLVKAKFEKGAIGTLHQHPHTQVTYVRGGAFEATIGSEIRVIKDGDGFYVPPNVLHGVVCLEAGTLVDAFTPMRDDFI; this is translated from the coding sequence ATGAGCAAAGCTGCCAGCAATATTTTTCAGTTTGAAAACGAGATTGAATGGGAAGACCAGGGCAATGGCATACAACGCCAGGTGTTTGGTTACAACGATCAGATTATGTTGGTGAAGGCTAAGTTTGAAAAAGGCGCCATCGGCACCCTGCACCAGCACCCTCACACCCAGGTTACGTACGTAAGGGGCGGCGCTTTTGAAGCCACCATAGGTAGCGAGATCCGCGTGATTAAAGATGGCGACGGCTTTTATGTACCGCCCAATGTATTGCATGGGGTGGTATGCCTTGAAGCTGGTACATTGGTTGACGCCTTTACCCCCATGCGGGACGATTTTATTTAA
- a CDS encoding cytochrome ubiquinol oxidase subunit I, protein MDVEILARIQFAFTIAFHYIYPPLSIGLGLVMVIMEGMFLKTGNKLYEKMTKFFVRIFALIFGIGVATGIVMEFEFGTNWAVYSRYVGDVFGSALAAEGIFAFALESGFLGILLFGWNRVRPSVHFFATVMVTLGSMFSAVWIVVANSWQQTPTGYHIVGTGLHARAEITDFWAMVFNPSMVSRISHVWLGSFLSGAFLVLSISAYYLRKKRYLEFSKSAFKIGLVVATLSALAQLFVGHKSADVVAEYQPAKLAALEGHYDGSKPGDMYLMGYVDQKKQETHGLYIPGGLSFLTKGDFKAPVTGLNDFKKEDRPSAVNFVFQTYHLMVAIGMFMIALTLYSCYLWWRKSLFNKHWLMVIFSFSVLLPQVANQVGWYSAEVGRQPWVVYGLLRTSKALSQAVTAGHIVFSLILFTWVYLVLFVLFIYLLNKKIKRGPFDEENLDHSPRHIEMADSLA, encoded by the coding sequence ATGGACGTTGAAATTCTTGCACGTATACAGTTTGCCTTTACCATCGCTTTCCATTATATATACCCGCCTTTAAGCATCGGCCTGGGTTTAGTGATGGTAATTATGGAAGGCATGTTTCTTAAAACCGGCAACAAGCTTTATGAAAAAATGACGAAGTTTTTCGTCCGGATCTTCGCGCTCATCTTTGGTATTGGCGTGGCTACCGGCATTGTAATGGAATTTGAGTTTGGCACCAACTGGGCCGTTTACTCGCGCTATGTAGGTGATGTTTTCGGCAGTGCCTTAGCCGCCGAAGGTATCTTTGCCTTCGCGCTGGAATCGGGCTTCCTGGGCATATTGCTTTTTGGCTGGAACCGGGTGCGCCCATCGGTGCATTTTTTTGCTACCGTAATGGTTACCCTGGGCAGCATGTTTTCCGCCGTGTGGATCGTAGTGGCCAATTCATGGCAGCAAACACCTACCGGTTATCATATTGTAGGTACTGGATTACACGCCCGTGCCGAGATCACTGATTTTTGGGCGATGGTTTTTAACCCGTCCATGGTATCGCGCATCTCGCATGTATGGCTGGGTTCATTTTTATCCGGTGCTTTCCTGGTATTAAGTATTTCGGCCTACTACCTGCGCAAAAAACGTTATCTCGAATTTTCAAAATCGGCATTTAAAATCGGATTGGTTGTTGCTACTTTATCGGCATTGGCACAGTTATTTGTGGGCCATAAATCGGCAGATGTAGTGGCCGAATATCAACCTGCTAAATTAGCCGCTCTTGAAGGCCATTACGATGGCAGCAAGCCCGGCGACATGTATTTAATGGGTTATGTTGATCAAAAAAAACAAGAAACCCACGGACTTTATATCCCCGGCGGCCTCAGTTTTTTAACTAAAGGTGATTTTAAAGCTCCCGTAACCGGACTTAATGATTTTAAAAAGGAAGACAGGCCGTCGGCAGTTAACTTTGTTTTTCAAACCTATCATTTAATGGTAGCCATAGGCATGTTCATGATAGCCTTAACGCTCTATAGTTGCTACCTGTGGTGGCGAAAAAGTTTGTTTAACAAACATTGGCTTATGGTTATCTTTTCGTTCTCGGTATTGCTGCCGCAAGTAGCCAACCAGGTTGGCTGGTATAGTGCCGAGGTTGGCCGCCAGCCCTGGGTGGTATACGGCTTATTGCGTACATCAAAAGCTTTATCGCAGGCGGTTACTGCGGGCCATATTGTATTTTCGCTCATCCTGTTTACCTGGGTGTACCTGGTGCTTTTTGTGCTGTTTATTTACCTGCTCAACAAAAAAATTAAGCGCGGCCCATTTGATGAGGAAAACCTGGATCATAGTCCGCGGCATATTGAGATGGCTGATTCATTAGCATAA
- the cydB gene encoding cytochrome d ubiquinol oxidase subunit II codes for MATFLGIDYPTCWFLLVGAVFTGYIILDGFDLGAGIIHLFFTKEESRRIALNAIGPVWDGNEVWIVIGGGALFAGFPEVYASLLSAFYVPFILFLLGIIFRAISIEFRSKEPMLWWRRMWDISYCASSTLIAFLLGVILGNVTEGINMGPDHVFRGSFTEFLNPYALLTGVTTVALLMMHGAIYLVMKTENRLYTKLTLIVKDATIFFVIMILLTSFYTLLYLPKMAAVIRNYPELFVVPVMMVLTIANITRQITKRKYLYAFISSAVTISLLMILVAMELYPNMLVSTQSPANNLTVYNASSSQKTLGIMLVVAAIGVPLVVGYTTFVFVTFKGKVKLDEMSY; via the coding sequence ATGGCAACATTTTTAGGCATTGATTATCCAACCTGCTGGTTTTTGCTGGTAGGGGCCGTATTTACCGGCTATATTATTTTAGATGGTTTTGACCTGGGTGCAGGCATTATACATTTATTTTTTACCAAAGAGGAAAGCCGCCGGATAGCGCTCAACGCCATTGGCCCCGTATGGGATGGTAATGAAGTATGGATTGTAATTGGCGGCGGGGCCTTATTTGCAGGCTTCCCCGAGGTATATGCATCTTTATTATCCGCCTTTTATGTGCCCTTCATTTTATTTTTGTTAGGGATTATATTCCGGGCCATTTCGATCGAGTTCCGGAGCAAGGAACCGATGTTGTGGTGGCGCCGCATGTGGGACATCAGCTATTGCGCATCGAGCACGCTGATTGCTTTTTTGTTGGGCGTTATTTTGGGCAACGTTACCGAAGGGATCAATATGGGTCCCGACCATGTTTTCCGCGGCAGCTTCACCGAGTTTTTAAACCCTTATGCCCTGCTTACCGGCGTAACCACCGTTGCCCTGCTGATGATGCACGGCGCTATCTACCTGGTGATGAAAACCGAGAACCGCCTGTATACCAAGCTCACCCTGATTGTGAAAGACGCAACTATCTTTTTCGTGATCATGATCCTGCTTACCTCATTTTATACTTTACTGTATCTGCCTAAAATGGCCGCCGTGATCAGGAATTATCCTGAATTATTTGTTGTACCCGTGATGATGGTGCTTACCATTGCCAATATCACCCGCCAGATCACCAAGCGCAAATACTTATATGCCTTTATATCATCGGCCGTAACCATCAGCTTATTAATGATATTGGTGGCTATGGAACTTTACCCCAATATGCTGGTATCCACACAATCGCCAGCCAATAACCTCACGGTTTACAACGCCTCCTCATCGCAAAAAACACTGGGTATCATGCTGGTTGTAGCCGCCATTGGCGTGCCTCTGGTGGTAGGCTATACCACGTTTGTGTTTGTTACTTTTAAAGGAAAGGTAAAGCTGGATGAGATGAGTTATTGA
- a CDS encoding Txe/YoeB family addiction module toxin encodes MSIETPFNGLGKPEALKHNLSDKWSRRLTKADSVIYQVKGEIIYIYSIKGHYE; translated from the coding sequence TTGAGTATAGAAACGCCCTTTAATGGCCTTGGAAAACCCGAGGCGTTAAAACATAACCTTTCAGATAAATGGTCAAGAAGACTAACAAAAGCCGATAGCGTTATTTACCAGGTAAAAGGCGAAATAATTTATATATACTCGATCAAAGGTCACTACGAATAA
- a CDS encoding non-canonical purine NTP diphosphatase — protein sequence MQYKLVFATNNRHKIEEVAAKTGDRFILLSLHDIHCDAEIAETGETFAENASIKSRFIFNQYGLNSFGDDSGLEVDALQNEPGVYSARYAGKHGDHEANMDKVLAKLQGQDNRKARFRTVISLLWNGEEYFFDGTVEGTIRTERSGSKGFGYDPIFQPDGYDITFAEMSMEEKNSISHRGRAVEKMVEFLAGLK from the coding sequence ATGCAGTACAAATTAGTATTTGCCACCAATAACCGGCATAAAATTGAAGAGGTTGCCGCCAAAACAGGTGATAGGTTCATCCTGTTAAGCCTGCACGATATCCATTGTGATGCTGAAATTGCTGAAACTGGCGAAACATTCGCTGAAAACGCATCTATCAAAAGCAGGTTTATTTTTAATCAATACGGGCTCAACAGCTTTGGAGATGACAGTGGTTTGGAGGTTGATGCGCTGCAAAACGAGCCTGGGGTATACTCGGCCCGGTACGCTGGCAAGCATGGCGATCATGAGGCTAATATGGATAAGGTGCTGGCTAAACTACAGGGACAAGATAATCGAAAAGCGCGTTTTCGCACGGTTATCTCGCTGCTGTGGAACGGTGAGGAGTATTTTTTTGATGGAACGGTAGAAGGTACCATCCGCACGGAGCGCTCGGGCAGCAAAGGCTTTGGCTACGATCCTATATTTCAGCCGGATGGTTACGATATTACTTTCGCGGAGATGAGCATGGAGGAGAAGAATAGCATTAGCCACCGTGGGAGAGCAGTTGAAAAGATGGTGGAATTTTTGGCTGGGTTGAAGTGA
- a CDS encoding peptidylprolyl isomerase — MRKFGLTLFILLTTLTFVNAQKKTLDKIAGVVGSGIILQSDIESQYAQYLIQGNPPNPSIKCLILQQLLTQKLLAQQAVIDSVFVKDDEVDAEVDRRMRSMVQRAGGEERLEQFLGRSIIQYKDELRPDIKEQRVAEKMRQKITEKVNVTPFDIKKYFDAIPKDSLPTYNKEVEVGEISITPKLTAEEKKQFKDKAESLRARVKGGEDFGNLARLYSQDPGSSPDGGDLGFADRSTFVKEFAAMAFKLKAGEISPVFETDFGFHFLQVIERRGEQVHVRHILIKTEVSQGSLDRAKVKIDSVYTLLSGNKKIDFSSAAAYYSDDRDTKYNGGMMLNADNVQSRTTYIPTDKLDPQVALVVDTMKIGEISKPALFTAQDGKKTYKILLLKSKTDAHKANLAQDLPKIKDLAYEDKLNKSVSEWFEKKRKDTYVKIDPEYQSCPQLKIWASSPSTAQVK, encoded by the coding sequence ATGAGAAAGTTTGGGTTAACCCTATTTATTTTATTGACTACATTAACATTTGTTAACGCTCAAAAGAAAACATTAGATAAAATTGCAGGTGTTGTAGGCAGTGGTATCATATTGCAATCGGATATCGAATCGCAATATGCCCAGTATCTCATCCAGGGCAATCCGCCAAATCCATCCATTAAATGTCTTATTTTACAACAGTTGCTTACCCAAAAACTATTGGCCCAACAAGCCGTAATTGATAGCGTTTTTGTGAAAGATGACGAAGTTGACGCTGAAGTTGACCGCCGGATGCGCAGCATGGTACAGCGGGCAGGTGGCGAAGAGCGCCTGGAGCAATTTTTAGGCCGCTCAATTATTCAGTACAAAGATGAATTGCGCCCTGATATCAAAGAACAACGTGTTGCTGAAAAAATGCGTCAAAAAATCACCGAAAAAGTGAACGTTACGCCTTTTGATATTAAAAAATATTTTGACGCTATACCGAAAGATAGTTTACCAACCTACAACAAAGAAGTTGAAGTAGGCGAAATATCGATAACGCCTAAATTAACGGCCGAAGAAAAGAAACAGTTTAAAGATAAAGCTGAATCCTTACGCGCACGTGTTAAAGGTGGTGAGGATTTTGGAAACCTGGCCCGTTTATACTCCCAGGATCCGGGTTCGTCTCCGGATGGTGGCGACCTTGGTTTTGCTGACCGCTCAACCTTTGTGAAAGAATTTGCCGCAATGGCTTTTAAATTAAAGGCGGGCGAAATATCGCCTGTTTTTGAAACGGATTTTGGATTTCACTTTTTACAAGTGATTGAGCGCCGCGGCGAGCAGGTACACGTAAGACACATCTTAATCAAGACGGAGGTAAGCCAGGGTAGCCTTGACCGTGCCAAAGTTAAAATTGACAGTGTGTATACGCTGTTAAGCGGCAATAAAAAAATAGATTTTTCGAGCGCGGCGGCTTATTATTCGGACGACCGCGATACCAAATACAATGGCGGGATGATGCTTAACGCAGATAACGTACAAAGCCGTACTACTTATATTCCTACCGATAAATTAGACCCACAGGTTGCCTTGGTGGTAGATACCATGAAGATTGGCGAAATTTCTAAACCAGCGTTATTTACCGCGCAGGATGGAAAAAAGACTTACAAAATTTTGCTGTTAAAATCAAAAACAGATGCTCATAAGGCTAATTTGGCCCAGGATCTTCCTAAAATTAAGGATTTAGCTTATGAGGATAAACTGAATAAATCTGTAAGTGAATGGTTTGAGAAAAAGCGTAAAGATACCTACGTTAAAATTGATCCTGAATATCAAAGCTGCCCACAGCTTAAAATATGGGCAAGCAGTCCGTCTACAGCTCAGGTTAAATAA
- a CDS encoding AAA family ATPase yields MQQYQSDVEAANALKAAYQQIRAEIGKVIIGQDEVVKSVLISIFSNGHCLLVGVPGLAKTLLVQTVAKVLDLNFNRIQFTPDLMPSDIIGSEILGEDRNFKFIRGPVFANIILADEINRTPPKTQAALLEAMQEKSVTAAGVTHHLEQPFFVLATQNPIEQEGTYPLPEAQLDRFMFNVALNYPTLQEEIQVIKNTTGSVKPEVHKILNGKQIVFFQQLVRNIPITDHVLEYAVKLAAKTRPNTALATPDVNRLLSWGAGPRASQFLVLGAKCHAVISGKYSPDVEDVQAVAKAILRHRIVRSYQAEAEGISADQLIEKLF; encoded by the coding sequence ATGCAGCAATACCAGTCTGACGTTGAAGCAGCCAACGCCTTAAAAGCAGCCTACCAGCAAATACGCGCCGAAATTGGCAAAGTGATTATTGGCCAGGACGAGGTGGTGAAATCGGTACTGATCTCGATCTTCAGCAACGGACATTGCTTGTTGGTTGGTGTTCCGGGACTGGCTAAAACTTTACTGGTGCAAACTGTGGCTAAAGTGCTCGACCTCAATTTTAACCGGATCCAGTTTACGCCCGACCTGATGCCGTCGGACATCATCGGATCGGAAATTTTGGGCGAGGACCGCAACTTTAAATTTATCAGGGGGCCGGTATTTGCCAACATCATCCTGGCTGATGAGATTAACCGTACCCCGCCAAAAACCCAGGCCGCTTTGCTGGAAGCTATGCAGGAAAAATCGGTAACGGCTGCCGGAGTAACCCATCATTTAGAACAGCCATTTTTTGTTTTAGCTACTCAAAACCCGATTGAGCAGGAAGGCACCTACCCGCTGCCAGAGGCACAGTTGGACAGGTTTATGTTTAATGTAGCGCTAAACTATCCAACATTACAGGAAGAGATCCAGGTGATAAAAAACACCACAGGATCGGTAAAACCCGAAGTGCATAAAATACTAAACGGCAAGCAGATCGTTTTCTTTCAGCAACTGGTCCGTAATATTCCCATTACAGATCACGTTTTGGAATATGCGGTTAAGCTGGCTGCCAAAACACGCCCTAACACAGCCCTGGCCACACCTGATGTTAACCGGTTATTAAGTTGGGGAGCAGGACCGAGGGCATCGCAGTTTTTAGTGCTGGGCGCTAAATGCCATGCCGTTATATCGGGTAAGTATTCTCCGGATGTGGAAGACGTGCAGGCAGTTGCCAAAGCTATTTTGCGTCATCGGATAGTACGCAGCTATCAGGCTGAAGCAGAAGGCATCAGCGCTGATCAACTGATAGAAAAACTATTTTAG
- a CDS encoding phosphoribosylpyrophosphate synthetase, translating to MNADQYNYATVTQALDDLKARGYVDEFNFKDQYLFCDPKGVQFNPQELKITEVYRFEGASDPEDSSVVYAIESASGLKGVLIDAYGVYADERKSAFINSLKMES from the coding sequence ATGAATGCAGACCAATACAACTATGCAACAGTTACTCAGGCTCTTGATGACCTAAAGGCCCGTGGCTATGTTGACGAGTTTAACTTTAAAGATCAATATTTATTTTGCGACCCGAAGGGTGTTCAATTTAACCCGCAGGAACTGAAGATAACCGAAGTATATCGTTTTGAAGGTGCCAGTGATCCGGAAGATAGCTCGGTAGTGTACGCTATTGAAAGCGCTTCGGGCCTGAAGGGGGTATTGATAGACGCCTACGGTGTTTACGCTGATGAACGCAAGAGCGCCTTTATCAATAGCCTTAAAATGGAAAGCTAA
- a CDS encoding isopenicillin N synthase family dioxygenase, giving the protein MSKVNIPRLDLNTYVNGTPEQRKQFSDDIGKAFNETGFVTITNHGLSKQLIDDLYSQVKELFALPEEVKLSYEKVELAGQRGYTSKGKETAKGFKVPDLKEFWQIGQTVTDGDPVKDEYPENLQVTQLPRFNPTTYEIYKKLEAAGSQVLKAIAVYLDLPEDYFDDKIHNGNSILRCLHYFPIEDPDALPPDAVRAGAHEDINLITLLIGASADGLEVLTRDGDWFAIKAEGEDVVVNVGDMLQRLTNGKLKSTTHRVVNPPREMMKYSRYSVPFFLHPRSEMDLTSLDSTIDAEHPKLYSDITAGDYLDERLREIGLKK; this is encoded by the coding sequence ATGAGCAAAGTAAATATCCCACGCCTGGATTTAAACACCTATGTAAACGGAACGCCAGAGCAACGCAAGCAGTTTTCGGACGATATTGGCAAGGCGTTTAACGAAACCGGTTTTGTTACCATTACCAATCATGGTTTGAGCAAGCAATTGATAGACGACCTGTACAGCCAGGTGAAAGAACTTTTTGCATTGCCCGAAGAGGTAAAACTAAGCTATGAGAAAGTGGAACTGGCCGGCCAGCGTGGTTACACCAGTAAGGGTAAAGAAACGGCCAAGGGTTTTAAAGTGCCCGATTTGAAGGAGTTTTGGCAGATAGGCCAAACTGTTACCGATGGCGATCCGGTGAAGGACGAGTATCCTGAAAACTTACAGGTAACCCAATTGCCCAGGTTTAACCCCACTACCTACGAGATCTATAAAAAACTGGAAGCCGCTGGCAGCCAGGTATTAAAGGCTATTGCCGTGTATCTGGATTTACCTGAAGATTATTTTGATGACAAGATCCATAACGGCAATTCCATTTTAAGATGCCTGCATTACTTCCCCATTGAAGATCCTGATGCTTTGCCGCCTGATGCCGTGCGCGCCGGAGCACACGAAGATATAAACCTGATTACCCTTTTAATTGGTGCCAGCGCCGATGGACTTGAAGTGTTAACACGCGATGGCGATTGGTTCGCTATCAAAGCCGAAGGCGAGGACGTGGTAGTTAACGTGGGCGATATGCTGCAACGTTTAACTAATGGTAAACTGAAATCAACCACGCACCGGGTAGTTAACCCACCGCGCGAAATGATGAAATATTCGCGTTATTCGGTACCGTTCTTTTTACACCCCCGTTCAGAAATGGACTTGACCTCATTGGATTCAACTATTGACGCAGAGCACCCTAAACTATATTCGGATATTACAGCCGGAGATTACCTTGATGAGCGTTTGCGCGAAATAGGATTGAAAAAATAA
- a CDS encoding DUF6600 domain-containing protein: protein MKSINKIWGILLTAFLLVVANPAKILAQPGETVSFQTFYDELQPYGTWVDDPNYGSVWIPDAEDGFQPYATNGHWVVTEYGNTWVSDYEWGWAPFHYGRWRYDDYYGWEWIPGSEWGPAWVNWRTGGDYYAWAPMAPGVSIDISFGGYNVPNDYWICAPRAYITSPRIYDYYVPRTRVVNIIRNTTIINNVYVNNNRRFVSGPRPQDIERYTNRRVDIYRINNSNNPRTTIIQNNTVNIYRPTVIRNNNNGGDRPRPSRVVDATAYRNAHPNEGIANRSNGATINHTNATRLAQTARDPQAQNSNIVRVNNRPGVATTPNGNNPGNNNNGRPATNGNQPGISNPTSNPNANPSNNYNGRFNRNGNQNPTANPGGNTNPNNGRPTRPDASPANPTGVPNNNNPVNPTTNNNGRFNRNRDQPSSATPSQRPAVTQPQQQQTEQQRQQQVQQQQAEQQRQRQAQQSQQQRAEQIRQQQAQQSQQADRQRQQQAQPQQQRPQAQPQQQRPQAQPQQQRPQAQPQQQRPQVQRAQPRPQPEAKPERKEDKPASR, encoded by the coding sequence ATGAAATCTATAAATAAAATATGGGGAATATTGCTCACCGCATTTTTGCTGGTGGTAGCAAACCCCGCAAAAATACTGGCGCAGCCAGGCGAAACAGTTTCTTTCCAGACGTTTTATGACGAACTTCAACCTTACGGTACCTGGGTTGATGACCCCAACTATGGCAGCGTTTGGATACCCGATGCCGAAGACGGCTTTCAGCCTTATGCCACAAACGGGCACTGGGTTGTAACCGAGTATGGCAACACCTGGGTATCAGATTATGAGTGGGGATGGGCACCCTTCCATTACGGCCGTTGGCGCTATGATGATTATTATGGCTGGGAATGGATCCCTGGCAGCGAATGGGGGCCTGCATGGGTTAACTGGCGTACCGGTGGCGATTACTATGCCTGGGCGCCAATGGCCCCCGGTGTAAGCATCGACATTTCGTTTGGCGGTTATAACGTACCCAACGACTATTGGATATGCGCGCCAAGAGCGTACATTACGAGCCCGCGTATTTACGATTATTATGTACCCAGAACACGGGTAGTTAACATTATTCGTAATACTACAATTATCAATAACGTGTATGTTAACAACAACAGGCGTTTTGTATCAGGTCCGCGTCCGCAAGATATTGAGCGTTATACTAACAGACGGGTTGATATATACCGCATCAATAACTCGAATAACCCGCGTACGACGATAATACAGAATAATACGGTAAACATCTATCGCCCTACTGTAATCCGCAATAATAACAATGGCGGGGATAGGCCGCGCCCCAGCCGCGTTGTTGACGCAACAGCTTACAGGAATGCCCACCCTAACGAGGGTATCGCCAACAGAAGCAACGGTGCAACCATCAATCACACTAATGCAACCCGCCTGGCACAAACAGCAAGAGATCCACAGGCACAAAACAGCAATATTGTAAGGGTGAACAATCGCCCAGGTGTTGCTACTACGCCTAATGGCAACAATCCAGGAAACAATAACAACGGCAGGCCCGCAACTAACGGAAATCAACCAGGCATAAGTAACCCGACCAGTAATCCGAATGCTAATCCTTCCAATAATTACAATGGCAGGTTTAACCGGAACGGCAACCAGAATCCTACAGCAAACCCTGGTGGAAATACTAATCCCAACAACGGCAGGCCGACACGCCCCGATGCAAGCCCCGCTAACCCAACAGGTGTGCCCAATAACAACAATCCGGTTAACCCAACTACCAACAACAACGGCAGGTTTAACCGAAATCGCGATCAGCCAAGCTCGGCAACGCCAAGCCAAAGGCCAGCAGTAACCCAGCCGCAGCAACAACAAACTGAGCAACAAAGGCAGCAACAGGTACAACAGCAGCAGGCCGAACAACAAAGGCAGCGACAGGCTCAGCAAAGTCAACAGCAGCGGGCGGAACAAATAAGGCAGCAACAAGCTCAGCAAAGTCAACAGGCAGATCGGCAACGCCAGCAACAAGCGCAGCCTCAGCAGCAAAGACCGCAAGCACAGCCACAACAACAAAGGCCGCAAGCACAGCCGCAACAACAGAGGCCACAAGCACAGCCGCAGCAACAAAGGCCACAGGTTCAAAGGGCGCAGCCTCGCCCGCAGCCTGAAGCGAAGCCAGAACGTAAAGAGGATAAACCCGCTTCAAGATAA
- a CDS encoding transposase: MTCSTGKSFLIVFQKSPNMQMIDEMLYEAFDKVKDIRGLIFHSDQGWQYQHYGYRKALEKHGIIQSMSRKGNCLDNALAESFFGILKTELLYKQSFETAEEFITSLKEYIHYYNNERIKNRLNGKSPVEYRALVQKT; encoded by the coding sequence TTGACATGTTCAACGGGGAAGTCATTTCTTATAGTATTTCAAAAATCTCCAAATATGCAGATGATAGATGAAATGTTATATGAGGCTTTTGATAAAGTGAAAGATATAAGGGGACTTATTTTTCACTCTGACCAAGGGTGGCAATATCAACATTATGGATATAGAAAGGCTTTGGAAAAACATGGAATTATTCAAAGCATGTCCAGAAAGGGAAACTGCTTGGATAATGCCTTGGCCGAAAGCTTCTTTGGGATCTTAAAGACAGAATTACTGTACAAACAGAGCTTTGAAACTGCGGAAGAATTTATAACTTCGTTAAAAGAATACATTCATTACTATAACAATGAAAGAATAAAAAACAGGTTAAATGGAAAGAGCCCGGTGGAATACCGAGCTCTCGTACAAAAAACTTAA
- a CDS encoding IS3 family transposase, with protein sequence MARSVFYYHRKRLNDDKYKHEKGEIASIYHLHKGRYGYRRVTAEMKNRGYSINHKTVQELMGTLGLKMQYQESKLSLIQR encoded by the coding sequence CTGGCTCGTTCTGTATTTTATTATCATCGCAAGCGCCTAAATGATGATAAATACAAGCATGAAAAAGGAGAGATCGCAAGTATATACCACTTGCATAAAGGCAGATATGGTTATCGGCGGGTCACCGCCGAAATGAAGAACCGGGGTTATAGCATAAATCACAAGACTGTCCAAGAATTGATGGGAACATTAGGCCTAAAAATGCAATATCAGGAAAGTAAGTTATCGCTCATACAAAGGTGA
- a CDS encoding sigma-70 family RNA polymerase sigma factor — MRQLKITQSITNRESQSLDKYLHEIGKVDLITAEEEVILAQKIREGDQAALERLTKTNLRFVVSVAKQYQNQGLTLGDLINEGNLGLIKAAKRFDETKGFKFISYAVWWIRQSILQAIAEQSRIVRLPLNQVGSLSKISKAFSKLEQEYEREPSPEELADILETTVDKISDTLSNSGRHVSMDAPFVQGEENTLLDVLDNHEPNTDFHLINESLAEEIKRSLSTLTEREREIVVLFFGLGSNSPFSLEEIGEKFNLTRERVRQIKDKALQRLRHTSRSKILKSYLG; from the coding sequence ATGAGACAACTCAAAATAACCCAATCCATTACTAACCGGGAGTCGCAGTCGTTAGACAAGTACCTCCACGAAATAGGGAAGGTTGACTTGATAACTGCCGAAGAAGAAGTAATTCTTGCACAAAAGATTAGGGAGGGCGACCAGGCTGCGTTAGAGCGTTTAACCAAAACCAACTTACGTTTTGTTGTTTCTGTGGCCAAACAATATCAAAACCAGGGCCTCACCCTTGGCGATTTGATAAACGAGGGCAACTTAGGTTTAATTAAAGCCGCTAAACGCTTTGATGAAACCAAGGGATTTAAATTTATATCGTATGCGGTATGGTGGATCCGCCAGTCCATCCTGCAGGCCATTGCCGAGCAATCGCGTATTGTGCGTTTACCGCTAAACCAGGTAGGTTCGCTCAGTAAAATAAGCAAAGCTTTCTCCAAACTGGAGCAGGAATATGAGCGCGAACCATCGCCCGAAGAGCTGGCGGATATACTGGAAACCACCGTTGATAAAATATCCGATACGCTGAGTAACTCGGGCAGGCATGTATCGATGGATGCGCCGTTTGTACAGGGCGAAGAAAATACGTTGCTCGATGTGCTTGACAACCACGAGCCTAATACCGATTTCCATTTGATCAACGAATCGCTGGCCGAAGAGATTAAACGCTCGCTATCTACCTTAACCGAACGCGAACGCGAAATTGTAGTTTTGTTTTTTGGTTTAGGATCAAACAGCCCCTTCTCGTTAGAGGAAATAGGCGAAAAATTTAACCTCACCCGCGAGCGCGTAAGGCAGATTAAGGATAAGGCCCTGCAACGGCTAAGGCATACATCGCGAAGCAAAATATTAAAATCATATTTAGGATAA